The proteins below are encoded in one region of Metallibacterium scheffleri:
- the hflK gene encoding FtsH protease activity modulator HflK, with amino-acid sequence MAWNEPGGGQRDPWGRGSGGGKSPDLEAWLKRLRQRLGSFRGGGGGVGSIGTIIVALLLAWLLFDSWTVINASQVGVVTRFGAYQSTLPPGFHFVLPRPIDTVRKVDMTSVRSVSDKMQMLTKDENIVQVDFNIQYQVNNAEQYLFSMQDPDEAVRQAAEAAVRRVVGASTMDTILSGEGAAMVAATQQSLQQLLNSYNTGITITEVNFQNISPPAEVKAAFDDVNRAREDKQRIEDEAKAYASKILPEARGNAARIVAGAQAYEITREVRAQGESQRFLAMLKEYHAAPAVTRKRLWLETIEQIMAANTKVVDEGTGRNLIYLPLPHSGGAPAPATPTALLPGVGAELQAPAASSSSAVVPQSAVPISASGSTQGGQS; translated from the coding sequence CGTCAGCGTCTGGGCAGTTTTCGCGGTGGTGGTGGCGGTGTTGGCAGCATCGGCACGATCATCGTCGCCCTGTTGCTGGCGTGGCTGCTGTTTGATTCGTGGACGGTGATCAATGCCAGCCAGGTGGGTGTGGTCACGCGCTTCGGTGCCTACCAGAGCACCCTGCCACCCGGTTTCCATTTCGTTCTACCGCGCCCGATCGATACCGTGCGCAAGGTCGACATGACCTCGGTGCGCTCGGTCTCGGACAAGATGCAGATGCTGACCAAGGACGAGAACATCGTGCAGGTCGATTTCAACATCCAGTACCAGGTCAACAACGCCGAGCAGTATCTGTTCTCGATGCAGGATCCGGACGAGGCCGTGCGTCAGGCCGCCGAGGCCGCCGTGCGACGCGTGGTCGGCGCCAGCACCATGGACACGATCCTGTCCGGCGAGGGCGCGGCCATGGTGGCGGCCACGCAACAGTCCCTGCAGCAATTGCTCAACAGCTACAACACCGGCATCACCATCACCGAGGTCAATTTCCAGAACATTTCGCCGCCGGCCGAGGTGAAAGCCGCGTTCGACGACGTCAACCGCGCGCGCGAGGACAAGCAGCGCATCGAGGACGAGGCCAAGGCCTACGCCAGCAAGATCCTGCCCGAGGCACGCGGCAACGCGGCGCGTATCGTCGCCGGCGCACAGGCTTACGAGATCACCCGCGAGGTGCGTGCGCAAGGTGAGTCGCAGCGCTTCCTGGCCATGCTCAAGGAATACCACGCCGCGCCCGCAGTGACGCGCAAGCGCCTGTGGCTGGAAACCATCGAACAGATCATGGCCGCCAACACCAAGGTGGTCGATGAGGGCACGGGCCGCAACCTGATCTACCTGCCCCTGCCGCATTCAGGCGGCGCGCCCGCTCCGGCCACACCCACGGCACTACTGCCGGGCGTAGGCGCTGAATTGCAGGCGCCCGCGGCCAGCAGCAGCTCGGCGGTGGTGCCGCAAAGCGCGGTTCCGATCAGCGCGTCCGGCAGCACGCAGGGAGGTCAGTCATGA
- the hflC gene encoding protease modulator HflC: MSKPILIAIAVLLVLLGYNSMFTVRQDQSALLLQFGRIVRSDYKPGLYFKLPFVQEDVKFDKRILTLNAQPERYFTAEKKVVNVDFYVKWRVANPALFYQSTAGSETQAEARLSPMVKDALRFEFSALPLDELVSGGRNDVTKRVRDQANNSAMRTLGVQIVDVRIKQIDLPESVSESVFKRMSAERMSLANALRSSGEEAAAKIRADADKQAQVLVAQADSQASELRGQGDAQAAEIYAKAYGQDPKFFDFYRSLEAYRRSFGQGHGVLLLKPNSEFLHYFDAPGQ; encoded by the coding sequence ATGAGCAAGCCCATCCTCATCGCCATCGCCGTGTTGCTGGTGCTGCTCGGTTACAACAGCATGTTCACCGTGCGTCAGGATCAGTCGGCATTGCTGCTGCAGTTCGGGCGCATCGTGCGCAGTGATTACAAGCCTGGCCTGTATTTCAAGCTGCCGTTCGTGCAGGAAGACGTGAAATTCGACAAGCGCATCCTGACCCTCAATGCGCAGCCGGAGCGCTACTTCACCGCCGAAAAGAAAGTGGTCAACGTCGATTTCTACGTGAAATGGCGCGTGGCCAATCCCGCGTTGTTCTACCAGTCCACTGCGGGCAGCGAGACGCAGGCCGAGGCGCGCCTCAGCCCCATGGTCAAGGACGCATTGCGTTTCGAGTTCAGCGCATTGCCTCTGGATGAACTGGTGTCGGGTGGCCGCAACGATGTGACCAAGCGCGTGCGCGATCAGGCCAACAACTCTGCCATGCGCACGCTGGGCGTGCAGATCGTCGATGTGCGCATCAAGCAGATCGACCTGCCCGAATCGGTCAGCGAGTCGGTATTCAAGCGCATGAGCGCCGAGCGCATGAGCCTGGCCAATGCGTTGCGTTCCAGCGGCGAGGAAGCTGCCGCGAAGATCCGTGCCGATGCCGACAAACAGGCGCAGGTGCTGGTGGCGCAAGCCGATAGTCAGGCCTCGGAATTGCGCGGTCAGGGTGACGCGCAGGCGGCCGAGATCTACGCCAAGGCCTACGGCCAGGACCCGAAGTTCTTCGATTTCTACCGTTCACTGGAAGCCTATCGACGCAGCTTCGGCCAAGGCCACGGCGTGCTGCTGCTCAAGCCGAACTCCGAGTTCCTGCACTACTTCGACGCGCCAGGGCAGTGA
- a CDS encoding adenylosuccinate synthase, with protein MGKSVVILGAQWGDEGKGKIVDLLTEKVAAVVRFQGGHNAGHTLVIGGQKTVLHLIPSGILRAGVQCLIGNGVVLSPAALQEEIGELEARGVDVRARLKISPATPLIMPYHVALDQAREKASGALAIGTTGRGIGPAYEDKVARRGVRVADLMYPAELPDKLRAVLDYHNFVLEHWLKATPVDYQAVLDEALQFGDYVRPLVDDVSTVLHELRRAGKRVLFEGAQGSLLDIDHGTYPYVTSSNTTIGGALAGTGVGVGDIDYVLGIAKAYATRVGGGPFPTELGDATGALLRQRGNEFGATTGRPRRCGWIDLVALKRAVQISGISGLAITKLDVLDGMPSIKVCVAYEYRGKRRELAPLDADGWDECKPVYLEFPGWQESTSGVREFGKLPAAARAYLRAVEELAECPLALVATGADRDDTIVLRDPFA; from the coding sequence ATGGGTAAATCCGTAGTCATTCTGGGCGCTCAATGGGGCGACGAAGGCAAGGGCAAGATCGTCGATCTGCTGACCGAGAAAGTCGCCGCCGTGGTGCGCTTCCAGGGCGGCCACAATGCCGGGCATACGCTGGTGATCGGCGGGCAGAAGACGGTGCTGCATCTGATCCCTTCGGGCATTTTGCGCGCCGGCGTGCAGTGCCTGATCGGCAATGGCGTGGTGCTCTCACCCGCGGCATTGCAGGAGGAAATCGGCGAGCTGGAGGCGCGCGGCGTGGACGTGCGCGCACGCCTCAAGATCAGCCCGGCGACGCCGCTGATCATGCCCTACCACGTGGCGCTGGATCAGGCGCGCGAGAAGGCCTCGGGTGCGCTGGCCATCGGCACCACCGGGCGCGGAATCGGCCCTGCCTACGAGGACAAGGTCGCGCGCCGCGGCGTGCGTGTGGCCGACCTGATGTATCCCGCAGAGCTGCCGGACAAGCTGCGCGCGGTGCTCGATTACCACAACTTCGTGCTTGAGCACTGGCTCAAGGCAACGCCGGTCGATTATCAGGCGGTACTGGACGAAGCCCTGCAGTTCGGCGACTACGTGCGTCCGCTGGTCGACGATGTAAGCACCGTGTTGCACGAATTGCGCCGCGCCGGCAAGCGCGTGCTGTTCGAAGGTGCGCAGGGCTCGTTGCTGGACATCGACCACGGCACTTATCCCTATGTGACTTCCTCGAACACCACGATCGGCGGCGCGCTGGCCGGCACCGGCGTGGGCGTGGGGGATATCGACTATGTGCTGGGCATCGCCAAGGCCTATGCCACGCGCGTCGGCGGCGGTCCGTTTCCCACCGAATTGGGCGATGCCACCGGCGCGTTGTTGCGCCAGCGTGGCAATGAATTTGGCGCCACCACCGGACGCCCACGGCGCTGCGGCTGGATCGATCTGGTCGCGCTCAAGCGTGCGGTACAGATCAGCGGCATCTCCGGCTTGGCCATCACCAAGCTCGATGTGCTCGATGGCATGCCCAGCATCAAGGTGTGCGTGGCCTATGAGTACCGCGGCAAGCGCCGCGAACTGGCGCCGCTGGATGCGGACGGCTGGGACGAGTGCAAGCCGGTGTATCTGGAGTTTCCCGGCTGGCAGGAATCGACCTCGGGCGTGCGCGAGTTCGGCAAGCTGCCGGCGGCAGCGCGTGCCTATTTGCGCGCGGTCGAGGAGTTGGCCGAATGCCCGCTGGCGCTGGTCGCTACCGGCGCTGATCGCGACGACACCATCGTACTGCGGGACCCCTTCGCCTGA